The following proteins are encoded in a genomic region of Deltaproteobacteria bacterium:
- a CDS encoding 4a-hydroxytetrahydrobiopterin dehydratase, whose protein sequence is MNKLTSKKCGPCAVGIPPLQKAEIIPSLKGLPGWVLSDDEPFRLTRDYQFTNFKEAMAFVNKVAAVAEEEGHHPNILVHGWKNVRLEVYTHKIGGLHENDFILAAKIGQII, encoded by the coding sequence ATGAACAAGCTCACTTCCAAAAAATGCGGTCCTTGCGCCGTCGGGATCCCGCCGCTCCAAAAAGCAGAGATTATCCCTTCTCTCAAGGGGCTCCCGGGTTGGGTCCTTTCGGATGATGAACCTTTCCGCCTGACACGGGATTATCAGTTCACCAATTTTAAAGAGGCGATGGCGTTTGTAAATAAGGTTGCCGCAGTGGCGGAAGAAGAGGGGCACCACCCCAATATTTTGGTCCACGGCTGGAAAAATGTCCGGCTGGAAGTCTATACCCACAAGATCGGTGGCCTGCACGAAAACGATTTCATCCTCGCGGCCAAGATCGGTCAGATTATTTGA